From Anaerolineales bacterium, one genomic window encodes:
- a CDS encoding acetyl ornithine aminotransferase family protein: MRNLSVPGKNAKRYLERDKNVISPSYPRVYPFMMDHGAGSEVWDVDGNRYVDFTSGIAVCSTGHSHPKVVEAIQKQAERYIHISSDFYHPIWIEFSEKLASTAPFKENAKIFLGNSGTEAVEAAIKLARFHTGRQQFIGFLGGFHGRTLGSLAFTASKPVYRHGFFPILNGVTHVPYPDPYRPLLVSKHEDLGESVVQYIRDVIFQKVLPAEDCAGILVEPIQGEGGYVVPTDGFFPALRELCDQHGILLIVDEIQSGVGRTGKWWAIEHWNVEPDIVCTAKGIASGVPLGGIIARESVMDWPSGAHGNTYGGNPIACAAALTTLELIENGMMQNAAEVGQYTLDALAELQAHHPSIGQIRGKGLMIGVEFVKDRETRAPAKSLRKRVEQHAFHKGLLTLGCGESTLRVAPALNITTQLIDEGLEILDRAINEAEQEELD; encoded by the coding sequence ATGCGAAATCTTTCTGTGCCAGGAAAGAATGCAAAACGATATCTTGAACGCGACAAGAACGTGATTTCTCCCTCCTATCCACGTGTTTACCCGTTCATGATGGATCACGGTGCGGGCTCCGAAGTCTGGGACGTAGACGGCAATCGTTACGTAGACTTTACCTCTGGTATTGCCGTCTGCTCGACCGGGCACAGCCATCCGAAAGTGGTCGAGGCGATCCAAAAACAAGCGGAACGGTACATCCATATCTCTTCCGACTTCTACCACCCAATCTGGATTGAGTTTTCGGAAAAACTCGCCTCTACCGCCCCTTTCAAAGAAAACGCAAAAATCTTTCTGGGAAATTCCGGAACGGAAGCGGTTGAAGCAGCCATTAAATTGGCCCGGTTTCACACCGGTCGACAACAGTTTATCGGCTTCTTGGGCGGCTTTCACGGTCGGACGTTGGGTTCATTGGCCTTCACGGCCAGCAAACCCGTTTACCGCCATGGATTCTTCCCGATCTTGAACGGTGTGACGCATGTACCTTATCCGGATCCCTATCGACCGCTGCTTGTATCGAAACACGAAGATCTTGGCGAGAGCGTGGTTCAATACATCCGCGACGTTATCTTTCAAAAGGTACTGCCGGCGGAGGATTGCGCCGGCATCCTCGTTGAGCCGATCCAAGGCGAAGGCGGCTATGTCGTACCGACCGACGGATTCTTCCCGGCATTGCGCGAATTATGCGATCAACACGGCATCTTGCTCATCGTGGATGAAATCCAATCGGGTGTCGGTCGAACGGGTAAATGGTGGGCGATCGAGCATTGGAACGTCGAGCCGGACATTGTCTGTACGGCGAAAGGTATCGCCTCTGGTGTTCCGCTCGGCGGGATCATCGCCAGGGAAAGCGTCATGGATTGGCCCAGCGGAGCCCACGGAAACACCTATGGGGGCAACCCAATTGCATGCGCCGCCGCGCTGACGACGTTGGAATTGATCGAGAACGGCATGATGCAGAACGCTGCGGAAGTCGGCCAGTATACACTGGACGCGCTTGCTGAACTGCAAGCCCACCATCCGAGTATCGGACAGATTCGGGGCAAAGGCTTGATGATCGGCGTCGAGTTCGTTAAGGATCGTGAGACTCGCGCACCGGCGAAATCCCTGCGCAAACGCGTCGAGCAGCACGCCTTCCACAAAGGCCTACTGACGTTGGGATGCGGCGAAAGCACGCTGCGCGTAGCGCCCGCGCTCAACATCACGACCCAATTGATCGACGAGGGCCTGGAGATTCTCGATCGCGCCATTAATGAAGCCGAGCAGGAAGAGCTAGACTGA